A part of Caldicellulosiruptor owensensis OL genomic DNA contains:
- a CDS encoding ATP-binding protein produces MKLTPDKLKKNVDLSSFEFRTTNEIEPLTTIIGQERAKRAFEFGLSVTTKGYNIYMCGPTGTGKTSFAENYLKEIAKNKPAPDDWVYVYNFVNPDSPIAISLPKGMGKVFKKDMADFLEFVINDLKKVFNSEEYENDKNNIYNEYQEKRTQLLDNLAEEARKYDFEIKYTPSGVYFIPIINGKAISEEEYPELEKTIRDEIERKVKKLQLETQEVLKKIKILEKELKERIKELQKRIAVFTISHYVYEIRSKYKDNKKILDYIDNVTDDIIDNLDEFLDKEEEDTPLPLQFASYKKMSRFDRYKVNVIVDNSELEGAPVVYEINPTYYNLIGKIEYDNEMGNILVTDYTKIKAGAIHRANGGYLILQAKDLLSYPQAWEALKRVLKTGQIYIENLKDIYGLFITPSLKPEPIPVDLKVILIGSEYIYNILYTYDEDFKKLFKIKADFDSEMDYNQDNLYKMIQFISSFCKKEGALPFCEDAVEKVIEYSCRLVENQEKLSTRFNEIVEILAEANTWAELEESSMVKREHVSRAICEKEYRSAKYEEKINQMIEEGTILVDVDGYKIGQINALAILDVGDYVFGKPSLITVTTSSGRSGIINIEREVQMSGKTHSKGILIISGYISQLFAQDMPLALNATICFEQLYSGIEGDSASAAELCALLSALSDVPIYQGIAITGSVNQKGVIQPVGGVTKKIEGFYYVCKKKGLNGKQGVIIPHQNIKNLVLCDEVVEEVKKGNFHVWAIKTIDEAIEILTGKKFEEVVLLARQKLKKYLDNLVSFNDKKGE; encoded by the coding sequence ATGAAACTTACACCAGATAAATTAAAAAAGAATGTAGATTTGTCCAGTTTTGAATTTAGAACCACAAACGAGATAGAACCTTTGACCACAATAATTGGTCAGGAAAGAGCCAAAAGAGCTTTTGAATTTGGGCTGAGTGTTACCACAAAAGGATACAACATTTACATGTGTGGTCCCACAGGTACAGGTAAGACAAGCTTTGCTGAAAATTATTTAAAGGAGATAGCAAAAAACAAACCTGCTCCTGATGACTGGGTTTATGTTTATAATTTTGTTAATCCTGATTCACCTATTGCAATATCTCTGCCAAAAGGAATGGGTAAAGTTTTCAAAAAGGATATGGCAGATTTTCTTGAGTTTGTAATTAATGATTTGAAGAAGGTTTTTAACAGCGAGGAATATGAAAATGACAAAAATAATATCTACAATGAGTATCAGGAAAAGAGGACACAGCTTTTAGATAACTTAGCTGAAGAAGCAAGGAAATATGATTTTGAGATAAAGTATACACCAAGTGGTGTTTATTTTATTCCTATTATAAATGGCAAAGCTATTTCAGAAGAGGAATATCCTGAGCTGGAAAAGACTATTAGAGATGAGATAGAAAGAAAGGTTAAAAAACTTCAGCTTGAAACTCAAGAAGTTTTAAAGAAAATAAAAATTCTTGAAAAAGAGTTGAAGGAGAGAATAAAGGAATTACAGAAAAGAATAGCTGTTTTTACCATAAGTCATTATGTATATGAGATCAGAAGTAAGTATAAAGATAACAAAAAAATTCTGGACTATATTGATAATGTAACAGATGATATAATTGATAACCTTGATGAGTTTTTGGATAAAGAAGAAGAGGATACACCTCTTCCTCTGCAATTTGCTTCTTACAAAAAGATGTCAAGATTTGATAGATATAAGGTCAATGTTATTGTTGATAATTCAGAATTAGAAGGGGCACCTGTTGTTTATGAAATAAACCCGACTTATTACAATCTTATAGGTAAAATTGAATACGATAATGAGATGGGGAATATCCTTGTTACAGACTACACAAAAATCAAGGCAGGAGCAATTCATAGGGCAAATGGAGGATATCTTATCCTCCAGGCAAAAGATTTGCTAAGTTATCCTCAGGCATGGGAAGCATTAAAAAGAGTTTTAAAAACCGGTCAAATATATATCGAGAATCTGAAAGATATTTATGGACTTTTTATAACACCTTCTTTAAAGCCAGAACCTATACCAGTTGACTTAAAGGTTATTTTAATCGGTAGCGAATATATTTATAACATCTTATACACATACGATGAAGATTTTAAAAAGCTTTTCAAGATTAAAGCTGATTTTGATAGCGAAATGGACTACAATCAAGATAATCTTTACAAGATGATCCAATTTATTAGCTCATTCTGTAAAAAAGAAGGTGCATTGCCATTTTGTGAGGATGCTGTTGAGAAAGTAATTGAATATTCCTGTAGACTTGTTGAGAATCAAGAAAAACTTTCAACGCGGTTTAACGAAATTGTTGAAATATTAGCAGAAGCTAATACCTGGGCTGAACTGGAAGAAAGCAGTATGGTGAAAAGAGAACATGTGAGTAGAGCAATTTGTGAAAAAGAATACAGGAGTGCAAAATATGAAGAGAAAATAAACCAGATGATTGAGGAAGGTACTATTTTAGTTGATGTGGACGGCTATAAGATAGGACAAATCAATGCACTTGCAATTCTGGATGTTGGAGACTATGTTTTTGGCAAACCTTCTTTAATAACAGTTACCACAAGTAGCGGAAGAAGTGGTATAATAAATATTGAACGTGAAGTACAAATGTCTGGAAAAACTCATAGTAAGGGTATTTTAATTATCTCAGGTTATATTTCGCAACTGTTTGCTCAAGATATGCCACTTGCCTTAAATGCCACTATATGCTTTGAACAGCTATATTCTGGTATTGAAGGTGATTCTGCATCAGCAGCGGAACTTTGTGCACTGCTTTCAGCCTTGAGTGATGTACCTATTTATCAGGGAATAGCAATAACAGGTTCTGTAAACCAAAAGGGAGTGATTCAGCCTGTTGGTGGTGTGACAAAAAAGATAGAAGGTTTTTATTATGTTTGCAAGAAAAAAGGTTTAAATGGCAAGCAGGGTGTTATAATCCCACATCAAAATATAAAAAATTTGGTATTATGCGACGAGGTAGTAGAGGAAGTCAAAAAAGGAAATTTTCACGTCTGGGCAATAAAAACAATTGATGAAGCTATTGAGATTTTAACAGGAAAGAAGTTT
- a CDS encoding DUF6062 family protein: MGNEKIYMIPVNDAFSINCECAFCYLENNFEKQCIEIVLGESVMEVDARIETNKKGFCRRHFHMLLEQKNKLPYGLILETHLNEIKKHLENLIYSNFSESSLQQKEGFIKKLFSNQNLNKNKLTDIIQYLENLSSQCVICERIQSRMKNYFEVFFFMWKNQKEFQQKVLSSKGFCLHHFNELLKYSIDHLSGKEFNNFVEKICKIELDNLSRIYTNVCDFNKQFDYRNANNTVTEEIRNSLLNATEKLGKYK; encoded by the coding sequence ATGGGAAACGAAAAGATATATATGATTCCTGTCAACGACGCTTTTTCAATAAATTGCGAATGTGCCTTTTGTTACCTTGAAAACAATTTCGAAAAACAATGTATTGAAATTGTGCTTGGTGAAAGTGTTATGGAGGTTGATGCAAGAATAGAGACAAACAAAAAAGGGTTTTGCAGAAGGCACTTTCACATGCTGCTTGAACAAAAAAATAAACTTCCTTACGGACTTATATTGGAAACTCACCTCAATGAGATAAAAAAACATCTTGAAAATCTTATATATTCTAATTTTTCAGAATCAAGCTTGCAACAAAAAGAAGGGTTTATCAAAAAACTTTTTAGCAATCAAAATTTGAACAAAAACAAATTGACAGATATAATCCAATACTTAGAAAACCTCTCTTCCCAGTGCGTTATCTGTGAAAGGATTCAATCAAGGATGAAAAATTATTTTGAAGTATTCTTTTTCATGTGGAAAAACCAGAAAGAGTTTCAGCAAAAAGTTCTTTCTTCAAAAGGATTTTGCTTACATCACTTTAATGAACTTTTGAAATATTCTATAGACCACTTGTCTGGGAAAGAATTTAATAACTTTGTCGAAAAAATTTGTAAAATTGAGCTTGACAATCTTTCTCGAATCTATACAAACGTCTGTGACTTCAACAAACAGTTTGATTACAGAAACGCAAATAATACTGTTACTGAAGAGATAAGAAACTCGCTTTTGAATGCCACTGAAAAACTTGGAAAATATAAGTAA
- a CDS encoding Asp23/Gls24 family envelope stress response protein, which translates to MYALVGPSGTGKSYKAIVVAKMLGASAIIDDGILVYNSKLVAGKSAKKEPTYLASVRRALFMEDDHANEVKKAIKDLNIDSILILATSKQMAQMIAKRLELGSIERFVDIKEVSSDLEIKKAITMRNKEGKHVVPVPTFEIKKDFSGLLIYPLKLFKRINLNDYIVAEKTIVRPTFSYLGEYIISENVLIAYVRRVLKKSKEIARILSIDLAIKNNLLYIKIEVILKFGYNIKYVLEKIQREIKDEIEYYTSINVEYIHIIAKGVQA; encoded by the coding sequence GTGTATGCTTTAGTTGGACCAAGTGGTACAGGTAAAAGCTACAAGGCAATAGTGGTTGCAAAGATGCTGGGAGCAAGCGCTATAATAGACGACGGCATTTTGGTTTACAACTCAAAGCTTGTTGCAGGAAAGTCTGCAAAGAAAGAACCTACATATTTGGCTTCGGTCAGAAGAGCACTTTTTATGGAAGATGATCATGCAAATGAGGTAAAAAAGGCCATAAAAGATTTGAACATTGATTCTATTTTAATCTTAGCTACATCCAAACAGATGGCACAGATGATAGCAAAAAGATTAGAATTGGGAAGTATTGAAAGATTTGTTGATATCAAAGAAGTTTCGAGCGACCTTGAGATAAAAAAAGCAATAACAATGCGAAATAAAGAAGGAAAACACGTTGTACCCGTTCCAACTTTTGAAATAAAAAAAGACTTTTCGGGTTTGTTGATATATCCTTTAAAGCTTTTTAAAAGAATTAACCTCAATGATTATATTGTTGCCGAAAAGACTATAGTAAGACCTACCTTTAGCTATTTGGGTGAATATATTATTTCAGAAAATGTCTTGATTGCGTATGTTCGCAGAGTACTCAAAAAAAGCAAGGAAATTGCCAGGATACTTTCAATTGACCTCGCTATCAAGAATAATCTGTTGTATATAAAAATTGAAGTTATATTAAAATTTGGTTACAACATAAAATATGTGCTTGAAAAAATACAGAGGGAAATAAAAGATGAGATAGAGTATTATACTTCAATAAACGTAGAATATATTCACATTATCGCAAAGGGAGTACAAGCGTAA
- the ispD gene encoding 2-C-methyl-D-erythritol 4-phosphate cytidylyltransferase, producing MKTCAILCAAGKGTRFGGDTPKQFLFLKDKMVIEYSLEVFEKSHFIDGVVMLVPQGFEDIVKSLKEKYSKVIYWDYGGKERADTVKKGLEILKNKCDIVAIHDAARPFITLQLIEKLVKEVEVHLAVAPGILAKDTVKFVVDGHIQKTLPRFNICLIQTPQVFKFDLIYKGYKMFKDELFTDDLQYVELMGIKPKIIENSSVNFKITTKEDLLIAEAIVEKGYW from the coding sequence GTGAAAACATGCGCTATTTTATGTGCGGCAGGTAAAGGCACAAGGTTTGGGGGGGATACCCCCAAACAATTTTTATTTTTAAAGGATAAGATGGTAATTGAATATTCTCTTGAGGTGTTTGAAAAATCTCATTTTATTGATGGAGTTGTGATGCTTGTACCTCAAGGGTTTGAAGACATTGTAAAAAGTTTGAAAGAAAAATACAGTAAAGTTATTTATTGGGATTATGGAGGAAAAGAGCGAGCAGACACTGTAAAAAAAGGTTTAGAGATTTTAAAAAACAAGTGTGATATTGTTGCAATCCACGATGCTGCAAGGCCTTTTATCACTTTACAGCTGATTGAAAAGCTTGTTAAAGAGGTTGAGGTTCATTTAGCAGTTGCACCTGGCATTTTGGCAAAGGATACTGTAAAGTTTGTAGTGGACGGTCACATTCAAAAGACATTGCCACGATTTAATATTTGTCTGATACAAACCCCCCAAGTTTTTAAGTTTGATTTGATATATAAAGGATATAAAATGTTTAAGGATGAATTATTTACAGATGACCTTCAGTATGTTGAGTTGATGGGTATAAAGCCTAAGATAATTGAAAATAGTAGCGTAAATTTCAAAATAACCACAAAAGAAGATCTGTTGATTGCGGAGGCTATTGTAGAAAAGGGGTATTGGTAG
- a CDS encoding FAD-dependent oxidoreductase, which yields MKIVIIGGVAAGASAATKARRTNENAQIVLLEQGEYVSFANCGLPYYVGGTIPKRDNLLVVREELFRKRYNIDVRTLSQVTKINRSKKTVTVLDKRNNTTYEESYDKLIIATGARPFVLPFLKDCKNSYTCFTLYDVDKIKEAFSADPVKKAVVIGAGYIGMELAEQLNLLGVECTIIELKSSILPQFDKEMTNPVVDTLKEKGVDVKTGVSVVDADVIDGVAKRLKLSNGEEIECDVVFQTAGVIPNVELAREAGLEVNRGIVVNNKMQTSDPDIYAAGDAVEVKSIITGKNVWIPLAGPANKQGRVAGCNAAGGNLEFKGVVGSSIIKVFDWALAKVGLSETECKDQGLNYNVTIVHPLHHAGYYPGGKQLTIKLIFDSTTGRIYGAQVIGKEGVDKRADVIATAIYAGLTVFDLENLDLVYAPPFSSAKDPVIMAGMTASNILRGEVKNILPDRVFELLDNPDYIVLDVRTPEEYEFGHVKGAVNIPVDELRNRVSELPKDKKIIVYCGVGFRSYHGCLILKANGFDCLNMSGGWTSWRMYYPDMVE from the coding sequence ATGAAAATTGTGATAATCGGTGGAGTTGCAGCTGGAGCATCGGCGGCCACAAAAGCCAGAAGAACAAATGAAAATGCTCAGATTGTACTACTTGAGCAGGGAGAGTATGTATCATTTGCAAACTGCGGTCTTCCGTACTATGTTGGTGGAACAATCCCAAAAAGAGATAATTTGCTTGTTGTAAGAGAAGAGCTGTTCAGGAAAAGATATAATATTGATGTTCGTACGTTATCCCAAGTTACAAAAATCAACAGAAGTAAGAAAACTGTGACCGTTTTAGACAAAAGAAATAATACAACATATGAGGAAAGCTACGACAAGCTTATCATTGCAACAGGTGCGAGACCTTTTGTTTTACCTTTTTTGAAAGATTGCAAAAACTCTTACACATGTTTTACACTCTATGATGTTGATAAAATAAAAGAGGCTTTTTCTGCAGATCCAGTAAAAAAAGCGGTTGTAATTGGAGCAGGCTATATTGGCATGGAACTTGCTGAACAGCTAAATCTTCTGGGTGTTGAGTGTACCATTATTGAACTAAAAAGTTCTATTTTACCTCAGTTTGACAAAGAGATGACAAACCCTGTTGTAGATACGTTAAAAGAAAAAGGTGTTGATGTGAAAACTGGTGTATCTGTGGTTGATGCAGATGTTATTGACGGGGTTGCAAAGAGGTTAAAACTTTCAAATGGTGAAGAGATAGAATGTGATGTTGTTTTTCAGACAGCAGGTGTGATACCAAATGTTGAGCTTGCAAGAGAAGCAGGTCTTGAAGTGAACAGGGGAATTGTGGTAAATAACAAGATGCAGACCTCTGACCCTGACATTTATGCAGCCGGCGATGCGGTTGAAGTAAAAAGTATTATCACAGGCAAAAATGTATGGATTCCCTTGGCAGGACCTGCAAACAAGCAGGGAAGAGTTGCTGGGTGCAATGCAGCAGGCGGAAATTTGGAATTCAAAGGAGTTGTAGGTAGTTCTATTATAAAGGTATTTGACTGGGCTTTGGCAAAGGTTGGGCTTAGCGAAACTGAGTGTAAAGACCAAGGACTTAATTACAATGTAACCATTGTTCATCCTCTTCATCATGCTGGTTACTATCCTGGAGGAAAGCAACTGACAATAAAACTTATATTTGACAGCACAACTGGCAGAATTTATGGTGCACAGGTTATTGGAAAAGAAGGAGTAGACAAAAGAGCTGATGTTATTGCAACTGCAATATATGCAGGTTTGACTGTATTTGATTTGGAGAATCTTGATCTTGTGTATGCACCGCCATTCTCATCAGCAAAAGACCCTGTCATAATGGCTGGCATGACAGCTTCTAATATATTACGTGGAGAGGTTAAAAACATCTTGCCTGATAGAGTATTTGAACTTCTTGATAACCCAGATTATATTGTCTTAGATGTAAGAACACCAGAAGAGTACGAGTTTGGACATGTAAAGGGAGCAGTAAATATTCCTGTAGATGAGCTGAGAAATAGAGTGAGTGAACTTCCAAAGGACAAGAAGATTATTGTTTACTGTGGTGTTGGATTCAGGTCATACCATGGATGTTTGATTTTAAAGGCAAATGGTTTTGATTGTTTGAATATGAGCGGTGGCTGGACATCATGGAGAATGTACTATCCTGATATGGTAGAGTAA
- a CDS encoding calcium-translocating P-type ATPase, PMCA-type, giving the protein MVNNLKSFEKGLSFKEAEENLERYGINEIEIEKRKKPLSIFLDQFKDILVLILAVSTALSFLLGEFLDAIVIFFLIILNGTLGFIQEYKAERALESLKNYISYKAKVIRDGKLEVIEAKYVTVGDIVVIEEGDRIPADGILVKGYSLKVDESILTGESIAVDKDVHTENKLYMGTYVVKGKGLMRVTSIGLNTKMGQIAKVLGETHETKTPLQVRLNQLGKILAVICIAICSVIVILGIIRKQNIYDMFMIGISLAVAAIPEGLPAVVTITLAIGVQRMAKKNALVRKLSSVETLGCVNVICSDKTGTLTENKMTVKRIETVDMSIEVEGTGYDLKGRILLNGRIVKNQLLDYIMMCAVNCNNAELEKIRNDLKTSGDPTEIALLVLAKKYKEYIKREEKVAEIPFDSNKRYMGVTVRYGDSSILFVKGAYESLIGRCKFYMCQDGTIKELTSYEKRIIAKKNELMCSAALRVLLMCMKFNSQDVDNMIFLGLVGMIDPPKRGVKLAISKARKAGVKTVMITGDHKLTAFTIARELGIAESFEEVVTGEELEKDEKFIEKNIDNISVFARVDPLCKLKIVRLLKRKGNIVAMTGDGVNDAPAVKEADIGIAMGISGSDVTKEAASMILLDDNYATIVHAIEEGRVIYDNIKKFVKYLLACNIGEVLIMLFTSILNLPIALLPMQILWVNLVTDGLPAAALSLSRGDEDLMKRKPRPKKESLFAGGLMQEIILRGFSIGIFATLSFYLPLLKGYNLETARTVAFATLVISQLIFAFECSTNKRNILSMLFGNTYLLIAVISSFVLFLLVIYIPQLGIVFEISSLKSLEWAIIIICSLFPSLLHNIFAKNI; this is encoded by the coding sequence ATGGTGAACAATCTTAAAAGCTTTGAAAAAGGGCTTTCTTTCAAAGAAGCTGAAGAGAATTTGGAAAGATATGGCATAAACGAGATTGAAATTGAAAAAAGAAAGAAACCTCTTTCAATATTTTTAGACCAGTTCAAAGACATTCTGGTTCTGATTTTGGCTGTGTCTACAGCTTTATCATTTTTGCTCGGCGAGTTTTTAGATGCTATTGTTATCTTTTTCCTTATAATTTTAAACGGAACGCTGGGGTTTATTCAGGAATACAAAGCCGAAAGAGCTTTGGAATCATTAAAAAACTATATTTCCTACAAAGCAAAAGTCATAAGAGACGGAAAATTAGAAGTAATTGAAGCAAAATATGTAACAGTAGGAGACATTGTAGTAATTGAAGAAGGAGACAGAATTCCAGCAGATGGAATATTAGTCAAAGGATATTCACTGAAAGTTGATGAGTCTATCTTAACAGGTGAGTCTATAGCCGTGGACAAGGATGTTCACACTGAAAATAAACTTTATATGGGCACATACGTAGTCAAAGGAAAGGGTTTGATGAGGGTTACTTCAATAGGGCTTAACACCAAAATGGGACAAATAGCAAAGGTACTGGGAGAAACACATGAGACCAAAACACCTTTGCAAGTCAGATTAAACCAGCTTGGCAAAATACTTGCTGTAATTTGTATTGCTATATGCAGTGTAATAGTAATACTGGGAATAATTAGAAAACAAAATATCTACGACATGTTTATGATAGGAATAAGTTTAGCAGTTGCAGCAATTCCTGAAGGTCTTCCTGCTGTTGTAACAATTACCTTAGCAATAGGGGTTCAGCGTATGGCAAAGAAAAATGCACTTGTAAGAAAGCTTTCATCTGTTGAGACCTTAGGGTGTGTAAATGTTATTTGTTCAGACAAAACAGGGACTTTGACAGAGAACAAGATGACTGTGAAAAGGATAGAGACAGTTGACATGAGCATAGAGGTTGAAGGGACAGGGTATGATTTGAAAGGAAGGATTCTTTTAAACGGCCGAATTGTAAAAAATCAGCTTCTTGATTACATAATGATGTGTGCTGTTAACTGCAACAATGCAGAGTTAGAAAAAATCAGAAATGACTTAAAAACAAGCGGTGACCCAACTGAAATAGCACTTTTGGTTTTGGCAAAAAAATATAAAGAGTATATAAAAAGAGAAGAAAAAGTGGCAGAAATACCTTTCGATTCTAACAAACGGTATATGGGTGTAACAGTAAGATATGGTGATAGCAGTATTTTATTTGTCAAGGGTGCATATGAGAGCTTGATTGGAAGATGCAAGTTTTATATGTGTCAAGATGGGACAATAAAAGAACTTACCTCCTATGAAAAGAGGATAATTGCCAAGAAAAATGAACTGATGTGCAGTGCAGCATTGAGAGTTTTGCTTATGTGCATGAAATTTAATTCACAAGATGTAGATAATATGATTTTTTTAGGGCTAGTTGGAATGATAGACCCACCTAAAAGAGGTGTCAAGCTGGCAATTAGCAAGGCAAGAAAAGCTGGAGTTAAAACAGTTATGATAACGGGTGACCATAAACTTACAGCGTTTACAATAGCAAGAGAACTTGGAATTGCAGAAAGCTTCGAAGAGGTTGTTACAGGTGAGGAACTTGAAAAAGATGAGAAGTTTATCGAGAAAAATATTGACAATATTTCAGTATTTGCGAGGGTAGACCCGCTTTGCAAACTAAAAATTGTAAGACTTTTAAAAAGAAAAGGAAACATTGTTGCCATGACAGGCGATGGAGTAAATGACGCACCAGCAGTAAAAGAAGCAGATATTGGTATTGCTATGGGAATAAGTGGGAGTGATGTTACAAAAGAAGCTGCTTCAATGATATTGCTTGATGATAATTATGCCACAATTGTTCATGCTATTGAAGAGGGAAGAGTTATATATGACAATATAAAAAAGTTTGTTAAATATCTTCTTGCTTGTAATATTGGTGAGGTATTGATAATGCTTTTTACCTCGATATTAAATTTGCCAATTGCACTCTTGCCCATGCAAATTTTGTGGGTAAATCTTGTGACAGATGGTCTTCCCGCAGCAGCCCTTTCTCTTTCCAGAGGCGATGAAGACTTAATGAAGAGAAAACCAAGACCAAAAAAGGAAAGTCTTTTTGCAGGTGGACTGATGCAGGAGATAATATTGAGAGGTTTTTCAATTGGCATATTTGCAACCTTATCATTTTATTTGCCTCTTTTAAAAGGTTATAATCTTGAAACAGCAAGAACAGTTGCATTTGCTACACTTGTAATATCTCAACTCATTTTTGCCTTTGAGTGTTCAACAAATAAAAGAAACATACTCTCAATGTTGTTTGGCAACACATATCTTTTAATTGCTGTAATTTCATCATTTGTTTTGTTTTTACTGGTAATATATATACCACAGCTGGGTATAGTATTTGAAATAAGTTCCTTGAAAAGTCTTGAATGGGCTATTATCATAATCTGTTCATTATTTCCATCTTTGCTTCATAATATATTTGCAAAAAATATCTAA
- a CDS encoding ABC transporter ATP-binding protein, with translation MNNLKRLSPYFQKNKKLLILGFMLISISITLGMVNPYISKLIIDEAISKKKYHLLLPFVITMLSVSLVRGLIRYGHSYLFENVSQNILYELRETLYNFLQRQTYEFYDKTRTGEIMARMTGDLEGIRMFFSTALALLAENILNFSISLTIMFILNVKLTFALLLSTPILLILVYIFDRTIRPEFIKIREKYSKLNTATQENITGIRVVKAFSQENFEIEKFSSANAEYKEQNITVGLIWGKFFPMIEAVTSLLVLIIFALGGFMVIKNTITIGTLMAFQGYLWAIIWPLRSLGWIISMVERANASCERVFGLLSTPVKIKGKPTPFEVKEGYVRFENVYFKHSGNIVLENINFEVKPKMKIAIMGPTGSGKSSIVNLIPRFYDVSSGRVLIDEIDVRDYDLKKLRGAISVIPQETFLFSDTIANNIAYGVENASIEDIINAAKLAQAHEFIVQFPEGYNTLVGERGIGLSGGQKQRIAIARALLKKPKILILDDATSAVDMETEYLISKALEEYFKDCTVFIIGHRISMVKDCDLILYLENGKIVEQGTHNELLLKKGRYYNIFIQQYKDILSTQKEGDRL, from the coding sequence GTGAATAACTTAAAAAGACTGTCACCATATTTTCAAAAAAATAAAAAACTTTTAATTTTAGGTTTTATGCTTATTTCCATATCTATAACCCTTGGAATGGTAAATCCATATATCTCTAAACTGATCATTGACGAAGCAATTTCGAAGAAAAAGTATCATTTGCTTTTACCATTTGTCATCACAATGCTCAGTGTAAGCTTGGTGCGGGGTCTTATAAGATATGGTCACTCCTACTTATTTGAAAACGTATCCCAGAATATACTGTATGAACTCAGAGAAACGCTTTACAATTTTTTACAAAGACAGACCTATGAATTTTATGACAAAACTCGAACAGGAGAAATCATGGCACGCATGACAGGTGACTTGGAAGGAATTAGAATGTTTTTCTCCACTGCCTTAGCTCTGCTTGCCGAAAATATTTTGAACTTTTCGATATCTCTTACCATAATGTTTATTTTAAACGTAAAGCTCACATTTGCTCTACTTCTCTCAACGCCTATATTGCTAATTTTGGTTTATATCTTTGACAGAACCATAAGACCAGAATTTATCAAGATACGAGAAAAGTATTCTAAACTCAACACAGCAACTCAGGAAAATATTACAGGTATCAGAGTTGTAAAGGCTTTCTCACAAGAGAACTTTGAAATAGAGAAATTTTCGTCTGCCAACGCCGAATACAAAGAACAAAATATAACAGTGGGACTTATCTGGGGTAAATTCTTTCCTATGATTGAGGCAGTGACATCATTACTTGTTCTGATTATTTTCGCGCTGGGTGGTTTTATGGTAATTAAAAATACAATCACAATTGGAACACTTATGGCTTTTCAAGGTTATCTATGGGCTATAATTTGGCCTTTGAGGTCATTGGGATGGATTATAAGCATGGTGGAAAGAGCAAACGCTTCTTGTGAGAGAGTGTTTGGACTGCTCAGTACACCTGTCAAAATCAAAGGAAAGCCAACTCCATTTGAAGTTAAAGAAGGGTATGTAAGGTTTGAAAATGTGTATTTCAAACACTCTGGAAATATTGTGTTAGAAAATATCAATTTTGAAGTAAAACCTAAAATGAAGATTGCTATAATGGGACCAACAGGTTCAGGAAAATCTTCTATTGTAAATCTTATACCCCGTTTTTATGACGTATCAAGCGGAAGAGTACTAATAGACGAAATAGATGTAAGAGACTACGACCTAAAAAAACTCAGAGGTGCAATTTCTGTAATCCCTCAAGAGACATTTTTGTTTTCTGACACTATTGCAAATAACATAGCGTACGGTGTGGAGAATGCTTCTATTGAAGATATCATAAACGCCGCAAAACTTGCTCAGGCACATGAGTTTATTGTCCAGTTCCCAGAGGGATATAATACTCTTGTTGGAGAAAGAGGAATTGGCCTCTCAGGTGGTCAGAAACAGCGAATTGCAATAGCAAGAGCTCTTTTGAAAAAACCCAAGATATTGATCCTCGATGATGCAACATCAGCGGTTGATATGGAAACAGAATATTTGATAAGCAAAGCGTTAGAAGAATATTTCAAAGATTGTACCGTATTTATCATTGGTCATAGGATATCAATGGTAAAAGATTGTGACTTGATACTTTACCTTGAAAATGGAAAAATTGTAGAACAGGGAACTCACAATGAACTTTTGCTTAAAAAAGGTAGATATTACAATATATTTATCCAGCAATACAAAGATATTTTAAGTACACAAAAAGAAGGTGATAGACTTTGA